In one window of Arachis ipaensis cultivar K30076 chromosome B06, Araip1.1, whole genome shotgun sequence DNA:
- the LOC107646830 gene encoding uncharacterized protein LOC107646830, with protein MEELARLYINDIVRLQGVPSSIVSDCDPRFTSRFWEAFQRAFGMRLSQHGISSTNGWTVRTDYLDIGGYAKGVCLGSTEKLGPLYAIGGVCVTPTTGIGMAIKTKKLNLRYIGPFDILRRFGPMAYQVALPPHLSNLHDVFHVSQLCKYTSDAAHVLEPELVELKENLTFQVAPMRIDHISVKKLRGKKVQLVKVAWKRA; from the exons ATGGAGGAATTGGCAAGGTTGTACATCAACGATATTGTAAGGTTGCAAGGAGTGCCATCGAGCATAGTGTCAGACTgtgatccccgattcacatcaAGATTTTGGGAAGCTTTCCAAAGAGCTTTCGGTATGAGACTGTCTCAGCAcggcatatcatccacaaacggaTGGACAGTCAGAACGGACTATTTAGACattggaggatatgctaagggcgTGTGTCTTGGATCAACCGAGAAGTTGGGACCGTTatatgccattggtggagtttgc GTTACTCCTACAACTGGGATTGGAATGGCGATTAAGACAAAGAAGTTGAATCTGAGGTATATAGGGCCGTTTGACATTTTGAGACGATTCGGGCCGATGGCATATCAAGTAGCCTTGCCGCCGCATTTGTCTAACTTacatgacgtattccacgtgtcacaactctgtaagtacacgtcggatgcAGCTCATGTGTTAGAGCCTGAGTTGGTTGAGCTAAAGGAGAACTTGACTTTTCAAGTAGCACCGATGCGAATTGACCACATTAGTGTGAAGAAACTACGAGGAAAGAAAGTTCAGTTGGTCAAGGTTGCTTGGAAGAGAGCATGA